TACCTAATGATGTAAAGGCATCTGCATCAGCCAATTTCTCCAACGCAATAAGAGATAGTCCAACATCCATCATACCAGTAATGGATGAATAGGCAGACTGCCGACCTTGAGTCAACACAACGGCCTCTTCCCTTGAAAATCCTTTGATCTGACGTAAACCCAATCGAAGAGCATGTGGTTTTCCAATTTCTCCCTCTAAAGTATTGTCCCATGAAGAATGATTGATATCAATAAGACGTACTTTTACGCCATGTTTCTGTGCATCAATAACAATTTGAGCAGGTTGATAAAAGCCCATGGGCTGACTATTGAGTAAGGATGCCGCAAAAATATCAGGATAATAATACTTAAGCCATGAGGATACATACACCAGTAAGGCAAAAGACGCTGCGTGACTCTCTGGAAAACCGTAACTCCCAAAACCTTCCAATTGCTTAAAAACTCGATTAGCAAATTCTTCCGTATAGTTTTTCTTTACCATACCATCGACCATCTTTTTGTGAAAAGTCGACACCTGCCCTTTGGCTTTGAATGTAGCCATGCTTCGGCGCAATTCGTCGGCCTCTGCAGGAGTAAATCCCGCAGCAACAATGGCAATTTCCATGGCCTGCTCCTGAAAAAGGGGGACGCCCAAGGTTTTTTCAAGAATGGTTTGCATCTCTGTACTTGGATAATCGACATCTTCCTCTTTATTTCGCCGACGCAAATAAGGATGCACCATATCGCCTTGTATTGGTCCAGGCCGTACGATAGCCACCTCAATAACCAGATCATAAAATTCGCGCGGTTTTAATCGCGGCAACATCGACATCTGGGCCCGGCTTTCGATCTGGAATACACCTAGAGTATCTGCATGGCAGATCATATCGTAAACCTTTGGATCGTCTTCTGCCCCAATATCAGCCAGGGTAAGCTCTTTTCCATAATGCTTTTTAGCGAGATCAAAAGCTTTGCGAATACAGGTCAACATCCCCAAAGCAAGTACATCAACCTTTAGAAAGCCGAGTGCTTCAAGATCATCTTTATTCCACTCGAGATTTGTCCGATTATCCATGCGGGCATTTATTAAAGGACAAAGCTCATGCAAATTACCTTGCGTAATAACAAATCCGCCTGTATGCTGCCCCAATTGACGTGGAAAGCCAATATACTGATGTGTCAATTCGAGAACTTTTCGCAAATGTTGGTCTTCAGGATTAAAGCCCTGTTCAACCAAACGTTCCAAATTGATATAATCGTCCCAATGGCTACTCACAACTCCTGCTAAACGCCCTACAGCATCCATGGAAAGTCCCATAGCCTTGCCAACATCACGTATAGCCCCTTTGGAGCGTACCTGTGTGACAGTTGCTACGATAGCAGCACGATTGCGTCCATATTTCTCATAAATATACTGGATGACTTCCTCACGGCGCTCATGTTCAAAGTCGACGTCTATATCTGGTGGTTCCTCTCGTGCATCGGACATAAATCGTGCAAACAAAAGCCTATATTTTGACGGGTCAACAGAAGTAATACCTAAGCAGTAACATACGGTTGAATTTGCTGCAGATCCACGCCCTTGGCATAAAATTCCCTTTTCCTTCGCAAATCGAACATAATCATACACCGTCAAAAAATAAGAAGCATAATTTTTGCGTTCGATAAAATCAAGTTCCATTTGAATCGTTTCGCGAATTGCATCCGGGATATCTCCGTTAAATCGTTTACTGGCACCTTCCCAAGTTAAATAACTTAATTCTTCCTGTGTGGTCCGACCATGAGATGATAATTCATCTGGATAGATGTATTTCAAATCATCTAAGGAAAAACGACAAGCATTGGCAATTTTTACACTCTGTTCTACAGCTTCAGGGTACAGTCTAAACAAGCGTTCAACTTCAGTTATTGATTTTAGATAGCGCTCTGCATTGGGATATAAATTAAATCCAGCCGTATGTATCGTGCATTTTTCACGAATACAGGTTAAAATATCCTGCAATTCACGCCTTTCGGGCACATGATAATATACATCACCAAGTACAACAAGAGGAATGGCCAGGTGTTCACCCAACTGATTTATTCTAAACAATAATTTAGCATCATCACCACGATAGAGTTTTTTTATTCCTAGATTAAGACACCCCTGTAGACGCTGTTGACATTCCTGTACAAACGCTATAAATGACTGCTCAAGCTCAAAACCGACCACTAGTTTTTCAGGTGGACAAATAATGAATACAATCCCCTCAGCATATTGAAACACATCATTTTTGTACAATTCGCATCTTCCTTTTTCCGTCCTTAGATTTCCAACAGTTAACAATGTTGAAAGCCGTCCGTAAGCCTCTTTATCTGTGGGGTATGCCAATAAGCTTGGCCCATCCTGTAAATCTAGACGACAAGCAGGAATCAGTCGTATACCGGCTTTTTTTGCAGCCATATGTGCACGGACGATTCCAGCAAGGCTATTGCGGTCAGTTACTGCAACGGAATTATACCCCAATCGCGCCGCTTGCTCGATCAGTTCTTCCGGATGAGAAGCACCTTCGAGAAAACTAAAATTACTTGTTATCTGTAATTCACAATATACCATACACTAACCTTATGCAAAAAAACCATGTATAAACCATTGATCTGCCTGTCCGTCATAATGCCCGGCACGATATAGCCAAAAGCGCCGACCTTGCAGATCTTCCACGGCATAGTAATCCCGATGTTCACCAGGATCAATCCACCATTCGCGTTCAATACGTTCGGGGCCATCTGCTTTCCTTATAGTATAGGTATCTCCCTTATAACGGAACAGTATGGGTGGATAGTCGGGTATGGGTGCTGTGACTATAATACGTTCAGGGATCTTCAATAGTCGTGTTGGACGTGGCCTTGCAGTTTGCCAGTCAACAGCTGCAACCTCATCCATTTTAGCCGCTATTTTCATGGATCGTTCCGGCCAGTAGTGCGCAGATGGCACATAGCGTGAAATCTCACAATTGGCGTCCCTACTTTTCAAGCGATCTAACAGTTCGGTAACTGTCGGGTTTTTGAGGCCAATTCTATTGTTCCAAAGATTTTCCTGAATAGGATCTGCGATTTCAACTTTTGAAACCTCCAAAGTAAATAATTCAATCCCCAATGCCGGTTCAATCTGTGGAATCTTTATGGCAAATAATTGAAGGATATGTTTGACCTGGGCAGTAGCACGATTAGTCTCAATGCTGATTGTCTCTAATTTCCCATCCACGCGGTGGCAATTCAATTCAGCTGCACGTAATCCTTTCCCCTCTCCCGACAAACGTTTACACAACTTGTTTAATAACTCTTCCAGCGCCAGTTCAATACCGTGTGCTGTACAGATGGGTTCGAGACAAGGTAATCGCTCTTCATACGGTAAATTAGCTTTTATAGGAAGAACAAATTCATCTTCCAGCCCCATGGCCTGATCCAGTCGAAGTAATAGGCTGTCACCAAATCTTCTACGCAAGACTGAACGCGGCATTTTTGCAAAACTTCCTATTGACTGTAGTCCAAGCGATTGCAACCTTTTCAATTGAACCTCTTCCAATCGTAGTGCTGCAGGGTGCAAGGGAAAAAGTGCCTCTGACTGCGCCTGTTCATTTATAATCGTATTTTCAGAACCAAAATGTGTGATAGCCCATGCGGCCCCAATGGTATCAGCAATGCCCATGCGCACAGTATAACCATGTTGTTTAAATTGAGAAACAATACTTGTTAAGTAAGTTGCCTCTCCACCCCAAAGATGTGCACAACCACTTATATCGAGCATAATTCCATCCGGCTCATCCAATGAAACCCATGGTGTATACCTTATGCACCAATCTGCTATGGAATGGAGTAATTTTTCAGCCAATCCAGCTTGCTCTTTGATGATTTTAAGTGATGGAATAAATGCCCGTGCATCTGCTATAGCCATACCTGCATGTATCCCCGCTTGCTCTGCAAATGCGTTACACGCACTAACGATTAATTTTCCTTGCACAGCGACAGACAAAACAACAGGAACATCCTGCAAATGTGGCTTACAGACAGTAAGCCAATCTGTTTTTAAGTAACGAAACCAAAGGGACGCAAATCTTTTTTTCATGGCTAGCCTAAATTTTGATAATTATAGGTCCAATCTGTGATCTGCACATCTTTTTTGAGGAATGTTCTAAATCCTTGTGGAGACCAGATAATTTGTCCTTTGGCTGGATTACCATTTCTTACCTTAAGCAGCTCTACTTCCCAACAGGGGTAACCAATACCAGGTAATCCATCATCCGATTGACTAGGTAAAGAAGTAACCTTCCAACGTGCAGCACAACTCGTCGCCAACAAGATCTTGGGGTTATGTTGAAGTATAAATCCTGTCACCCGGCTTTTTTCTACGGCAAGTTGAAGGCGCCTTGACTGAATAAAATCCAGCTGATGTATTTCAGCCAATACGGCTGTTATGCCATGGCATTTCAACGCTTCTTCCATTGCCCATAAAACATCTCTTTCCCGTTTCATGGAGACAAAAACAATCGAGGCCGGATCAACTCCAAATGATTTGATAGCAGCAGGAAATACCGTTTGAATAGAGCCTATCCAAATACAAATCCCATCATTTTGCATCAGTTTTCCAAGCAAAGCACCAATAAATCCACAGGAAGCAGCACTATCCATGCGGTTAAAGCTAACAAATTCATGTATAACACCTTTGGGAAAGATTCCATTTGGAAAAGCTTTTTCCAAAGGCCCCAAATCTATAGCGCATTCATCATTCAAACTTTGAGCTACTCCCTGCCACGACAGTAAGTCTTTTTTAAGTTTGCTAATCAAAGCTTGTTTATCATCTAACATCATAACCCCTCCTATTTAATAGTACATACAAATGTAATACTAAATATTTTAGTATTAAAGACGAAAGCTATATTTTTTAGCAAATAAACACAGTGCTAAAACGGAATCTTTACTATTTCAATTCTTATATATCATTCAAGAATTGTTGGATGACATCTTTTTTTCTGGTCGCAACAGGAATCATTTTACCATCAGACATTTCTATTTGGCCATCCTTGAAATATTTTTTAATATAATTGGCATTGATTAAATAAGATTGATGACAACGAATAAATTCAGATTCAGGAAGCATCGTTTCAAAATGCTTAAGGACTTTTGAAACCATCATCGGTTTATTGTCTTTGATATAAAATGTAGTATACCCTTTATCTCCATGACAATAAAGAATATCATCAATATTCACGATCTGGGTATATTCAAATGTACGAAGCGCTATCTTACGAGGTCTACTTGGAGATTTCAGATAGCTTTCGGCCATACTTAATTGCATGCTATTGAACTTAAATTCCGTATTTTTTTTATAACATTTTTCAATAGCTTCCATAAATTGTTCTGGGACTAATGGCTTTAATAAATACGCAATGGCACCTATATTTAGGGCTTCTATGGCATACTGGTTAAATGCTGTTATAAAGATGGTATTAATATCCAATTTCAGTTCTGAAAGGAAGGATAAACTGGATCCGTCTTTCAATTGAATATCGGCTAAAATAAGATCTGGATTAGATTCAAGCAATTCACGTTCTGCCTGGGCAATAGAGGGACTATAACCTACTATCTGAACATAGGGTATCGCATCTAACAGAGACTTAATATACAGATAGATGTTATGCTCGTCTTCAAGAATATAAACTTTCATAATTTCACGTATTTAATTAAAATATAAAACAAGTGGGATATAAATTTCTACACGATATCCACTTTTATCCTCTTTATAATTGGGTTTTATTTCAATCCTTGCTTTTTGCTTTGGATCAGTAAATAAAAGTTCAAGACGCTCTTTGGTAATCACCTGTGAAAGAGATGTCTTGTGCGCATTCTCTTTTTTATCTGTGCGCATTCCCCAACCATTATCACTGATAACAATATGCAATTGATCTGCTTGCTGATTAAAAAGAATTTGTAACTGTCCGCGATAATTTAAATTTTTGAAAGCATGTTCAATAGCGTTTTCAACAAACGGCTGAATCAACATGGGGGGAATCATGACATCGTCCACATCCAAATTACCGCTCTCAATTTCAAAATCAAATACATCTTGATAGCGCATCTGCTGTAAAAGTATATAATTCTTTAATGATTTAATTTCTTGATCCAAAGAAATATACTCCTCCCTATTTAATTCGAGTATATCACGAATTTGACGGGACAACAGGATGAGGTATTGATTTGCTTTTGCTTTTTGTTCACTACTGATCAAACCTTGCAAATTAGCTATAGCATTATAAATAAAATGCGGATTAAGCTGGTTTTGTCGTGTCTTTTGCTCTAAAATTAATTGTCTGTTTTCGGCAACTATACGCTGATTAATATTTTTCAACAACTTTTGTTTATTCCGATAATAAATGAAGAATGCAATACTAAAGATCAGCGCAAATAAAATAACAAAAATCCAACGCTGTTGGACCATAATCTG
The DNA window shown above is from Sphingobacterium thalpophilum and carries:
- a CDS encoding error-prone DNA polymerase is translated as MVYCELQITSNFSFLEGASHPEELIEQAARLGYNSVAVTDRNSLAGIVRAHMAAKKAGIRLIPACRLDLQDGPSLLAYPTDKEAYGRLSTLLTVGNLRTEKGRCELYKNDVFQYAEGIVFIICPPEKLVVGFELEQSFIAFVQECQQRLQGCLNLGIKKLYRGDDAKLLFRINQLGEHLAIPLVVLGDVYYHVPERRELQDILTCIREKCTIHTAGFNLYPNAERYLKSITEVERLFRLYPEAVEQSVKIANACRFSLDDLKYIYPDELSSHGRTTQEELSYLTWEGASKRFNGDIPDAIRETIQMELDFIERKNYASYFLTVYDYVRFAKEKGILCQGRGSAANSTVCYCLGITSVDPSKYRLLFARFMSDAREEPPDIDVDFEHERREEVIQYIYEKYGRNRAAIVATVTQVRSKGAIRDVGKAMGLSMDAVGRLAGVVSSHWDDYINLERLVEQGFNPEDQHLRKVLELTHQYIGFPRQLGQHTGGFVITQGNLHELCPLINARMDNRTNLEWNKDDLEALGFLKVDVLALGMLTCIRKAFDLAKKHYGKELTLADIGAEDDPKVYDMICHADTLGVFQIESRAQMSMLPRLKPREFYDLVIEVAIVRPGPIQGDMVHPYLRRRNKEEDVDYPSTEMQTILEKTLGVPLFQEQAMEIAIVAAGFTPAEADELRRSMATFKAKGQVSTFHKKMVDGMVKKNYTEEFANRVFKQLEGFGSYGFPESHAASFALLVYVSSWLKYYYPDIFAASLLNSQPMGFYQPAQIVIDAQKHGVKVRLIDINHSSWDNTLEGEIGKPHALRLGLRQIKGFSREEAVVLTQGRQSAYSSITGMMDVGLSLIALEKLADADAFTSLGIDRRQALWEITALGDRPIALFEGQASESIMEGQIELPLLTKSQHVVADYARTSLSIKAHPVSFLRGKLDLLHVVPTAKLGLIQNDMPVKVCGLITVRQRPGTSKGVLFITIEDDTGFSNIVVWSTVFEKYRKEILRAKLLMVAGKIQVEGEVIHVIAERCFDMSGLLKDLTTDGDNAAGIFHKGRNFH
- a CDS encoding DNA polymerase Y family protein, translated to MKKRFASLWFRYLKTDWLTVCKPHLQDVPVVLSVAVQGKLIVSACNAFAEQAGIHAGMAIADARAFIPSLKIIKEQAGLAEKLLHSIADWCIRYTPWVSLDEPDGIMLDISGCAHLWGGEATYLTSIVSQFKQHGYTVRMGIADTIGAAWAITHFGSENTIINEQAQSEALFPLHPAALRLEEVQLKRLQSLGLQSIGSFAKMPRSVLRRRFGDSLLLRLDQAMGLEDEFVLPIKANLPYEERLPCLEPICTAHGIELALEELLNKLCKRLSGEGKGLRAAELNCHRVDGKLETISIETNRATAQVKHILQLFAIKIPQIEPALGIELFTLEVSKVEIADPIQENLWNNRIGLKNPTVTELLDRLKSRDANCEISRYVPSAHYWPERSMKIAAKMDEVAAVDWQTARPRPTRLLKIPERIIVTAPIPDYPPILFRYKGDTYTIRKADGPERIEREWWIDPGEHRDYYAVEDLQGRRFWLYRAGHYDGQADQWFIHGFFA
- a CDS encoding ImuA family protein, which gives rise to MMLDDKQALISKLKKDLLSWQGVAQSLNDECAIDLGPLEKAFPNGIFPKGVIHEFVSFNRMDSAASCGFIGALLGKLMQNDGICIWIGSIQTVFPAAIKSFGVDPASIVFVSMKRERDVLWAMEEALKCHGITAVLAEIHQLDFIQSRRLQLAVEKSRVTGFILQHNPKILLATSCAARWKVTSLPSQSDDGLPGIGYPCWEVELLKVRNGNPAKGQIIWSPQGFRTFLKKDVQITDWTYNYQNLG
- a CDS encoding LytTR family DNA-binding domain-containing protein; protein product: MKVYILEDEHNIYLYIKSLLDAIPYVQIVGYSPSIAQAERELLESNPDLILADIQLKDGSSLSFLSELKLDINTIFITAFNQYAIEALNIGAIAYLLKPLVPEQFMEAIEKCYKKNTEFKFNSMQLSMAESYLKSPSRPRKIALRTFEYTQIVNIDDILYCHGDKGYTTFYIKDNKPMMVSKVLKHFETMLPESEFIRCHQSYLINANYIKKYFKDGQIEMSDGKMIPVATRKKDVIQQFLNDI